A portion of the Bulleidia sp. zg-1006 genome contains these proteins:
- a CDS encoding SIS domain-containing protein, producing the protein MFSYFDKIYELLEIVKHQEKDNMIKVASIMSENIMNNKSIFIFGASHAGILTQELFYRAGGLITINPIFAKEVMLDISPITSTSKMERLEGYGTIIGENVEFKKGDLLIVHSVSGRNPVAIDLALYAKSKGVIIACITNKKYSLSTLSRHSSKLRMLEISDVVIDNHGDIGDASCSIDGYKQKIAPTSTVVGASILNEIVVQVCNNLSEKNVSPLPIFYSANLDGGDKLNEELFKKYKSTIHYKL; encoded by the coding sequence ATGTTTTCCTATTTTGATAAAATTTACGAGTTATTAGAGATTGTTAAACACCAAGAAAAAGATAACATGATAAAAGTTGCCTCTATAATGTCTGAAAATATTATGAATAATAAATCTATATTTATTTTTGGGGCAAGTCATGCAGGTATTTTAACACAAGAATTATTTTATCGTGCAGGAGGACTTATTACTATCAATCCTATATTTGCAAAAGAAGTTATGCTTGATATTTCTCCTATTACTTCAACAAGTAAAATGGAAAGACTTGAAGGTTATGGAACTATAATAGGAGAAAATGTAGAATTTAAGAAAGGAGATTTACTAATAGTACATTCAGTATCAGGAAGAAATCCTGTAGCAATTGATTTAGCTTTATATGCAAAATCAAAAGGAGTTATTATAGCTTGTATTACTAATAAAAAATATTCTTTATCTACTCTTAGTAGACATTCATCAAAGTTAAGAATGTTAGAAATTTCAGATGTTGTGATTGATAATCATGGAGATATAGGAGATGCTAGTTGTAGTATAGATGGTTATAAACAAAAAATAGCTCCAACGTCTACTGTTGTAGGAGCAAGTATTTTAAATGAAATAGTTGTACAAGTTTGTAATAATTTATCAGAAAAAAATGTATCACCATTACCAATTTTCTATTCAGCGAATTTAGATGGTGGAGATAAATTGAATGAGGAATTATTTAAAAAATATAAAAGCACAATTCATTATAAATTATAA
- a CDS encoding type II toxin-antitoxin system RelB/DinJ family antitoxin: MATTNLNIRIDKEVKDQAEVIFSELGLNMTTAINIFLRATIRENGIPFNLKLEIPNTTIKAIEEGRNIARDSSVKGYSNIDDLREALEA, encoded by the coding sequence ATGGCAACAACAAATTTGAATATCAGAATAGATAAAGAAGTTAAAGACCAAGCAGAAGTAATATTTTCTGAATTGGGGCTTAATATGACAACTGCTATCAATATATTTTTAAGAGCAACCATTAGAGAAAATGGCATTCCTTTTAATTTGAAACTAGAGATACCAAATACTACTATTAAGGCAATAGAAGAAGGAAGAAATATTGCAAGAGATAGCAGTGTGAAGGGCTATTCTAATATAGATGATTTAAGGGAAGCATTGGAAGCATGA
- a CDS encoding type II toxin-antitoxin system mRNA interferase toxin, RelE/StbE family, with translation MQKKQNKNLEKLFEVVGLLAEGKKLDMKYRDHDLSGTYKGTRECHIEPARLLVL, from the coding sequence TTGCAAAAAAAACAAAATAAAAATTTAGAAAAGCTGTTTGAGGTCGTAGGTTTATTAGCAGAAGGTAAAAAACTTGATATGAAGTATAGAGATCATGACCTTTCAGGAACTTATAAGGGGACAAGAGAGTGCCATATAGAACCTGCCCGGCTTTTAGTATTATGA
- a CDS encoding CHAP domain-containing protein, with amino-acid sequence MLNKKLKRIGSFMVSLATACVFAVANSAPSIVRAAGNDTSTTIADLPLIEVSMEDSNPKETIKNLVIQNCAQYDKNIDINNVDFTKSTAEISDFDRTVSGIQSVTAKINLVYRNKNISNDSVGYSLVQNVMVKVEQSGAPILRLKSNRVVVNNGDKWNPANYVSYVNDESGVLPVLKYSGKVDMNKDGRYKVTYMAVDVDGNSTSTTLEVIVRTPTEVKDAVERDKKKLEEKKKEKEKKKKELEKKRKKEEEMKQASQDSSDDSDAESSSPNAIRGGGNNPYGGGWSNCTFGAWQAAHDRSSVNLPNWGNAGAWISNARRTGYATGSAPRAGSIVVYSHHVAYVTEVSGDRVHIVEGNFNGHYNERWVSRYGTGTQSLRGYIYLK; translated from the coding sequence ATGCTGAATAAAAAACTGAAAAGAATTGGCTCATTTATGGTCAGTTTAGCTACAGCTTGTGTATTCGCAGTAGCTAATAGTGCTCCCTCTATTGTAAGGGCGGCGGGCAATGATACAAGTACCACCATTGCTGATTTACCTTTAATTGAAGTTAGCATGGAAGACTCCAATCCAAAAGAAACCATTAAGAACCTTGTTATACAAAATTGTGCTCAATACGATAAGAATATTGATATTAATAATGTTGATTTCACGAAGAGCACTGCTGAAATTTCTGATTTTGATCGGACTGTTTCTGGTATTCAATCTGTGACTGCTAAAATCAATCTTGTTTATCGTAATAAGAACATTTCGAATGACTCCGTTGGTTATTCATTAGTTCAAAACGTTATGGTAAAAGTTGAACAGAGTGGCGCACCAATCTTACGCTTAAAGAGTAATAGAGTTGTTGTGAATAATGGTGATAAATGGAATCCTGCTAACTATGTTTCCTATGTAAATGATGAATCCGGTGTATTACCGGTTCTTAAGTACTCAGGAAAGGTAGATATGAATAAGGATGGTCGTTATAAGGTAACTTATATGGCGGTTGATGTTGATGGTAACTCCACTTCCACTACCTTGGAAGTGATTGTTCGTACGCCGACAGAAGTCAAAGATGCTGTCGAAAGAGATAAGAAAAAACTGGAAGAAAAGAAGAAAGAAAAGGAAAAGAAAAAGAAAGAATTAGAGAAAAAAAGGAAGAAAGAGGAAGAAATGAAACAAGCTTCTCAAGATTCTTCTGATGACTCTGATGCTGAAAGTTCTAGTCCTAACGCAATAAGAGGTGGAGGAAATAATCCTTATGGTGGCGGTTGGTCCAATTGTACCTTCGGGGCATGGCAGGCTGCTCACGATCGTTCTTCGGTTAATTTACCGAACTGGGGAAATGCTGGAGCTTGGATTTCTAATGCTAGAAGGACTGGTTACGCTACAGGTTCTGCTCCAAGAGCCGGTTCTATTGTTGTTTATTCTCACCACGTTGCTTATGTGACAGAGGTTTCCGGTGATCGTGTCCATATCGTAGAAGGTAACTTCAATGGTCACTATAATGAGCGCTGGGTATCTCGTTATGGAACGGGTACACAATCTCTACGTGGTTATATCTATTTGAAGTGA
- the dtd gene encoding D-aminoacyl-tRNA deacylase, which produces MRIIIQRVKEASVEINQKIVGQIEHGYMILVGIHDADTKAIVEHMAKKVSLLRIFDDENGKMNRSILDKQGSILSISQFTLFADTRKGNRPGFTEAGKPEHSKELYLYFNETLRNLGIVVEEGEFGADMQVCLQNDGPITIYMDSQEMSWGK; this is translated from the coding sequence ATGCGAATTATTATACAAAGAGTGAAAGAAGCCAGTGTTGAAATTAATCAAAAAATCGTTGGTCAAATCGAACATGGATATATGATTTTAGTGGGTATTCACGATGCTGACACAAAGGCTATTGTGGAGCACATGGCAAAAAAAGTAAGCCTTTTACGAATTTTCGATGATGAAAATGGAAAAATGAATCGGTCTATCTTAGATAAACAAGGTTCTATTCTTTCGATTAGTCAATTTACTTTATTTGCGGACACAAGAAAAGGCAATCGCCCAGGATTTACAGAAGCAGGAAAGCCTGAACATTCCAAGGAATTATATCTGTATTTCAATGAAACTCTAAGAAATTTGGGGATTGTTGTGGAAGAAGGGGAGTTTGGTGCTGATATGCAAGTTTGCTTACAAAATGATGGACCAATTACGATATACATGGATAGTCAGGAGATGTCATGGGGAAAATGA
- the folD gene encoding bifunctional methylenetetrahydrofolate dehydrogenase/methenyltetrahydrofolate cyclohydrolase FolD, with translation MGKMIYGNEIAVQIRQQLSEQIRQSSKPVTLAVVLVGDDPASASYVKGKEKACAQVGIKTKTYVYPQDSCQEEILSLVKQLNKDETVDGILVQLPLPKQINQDVVVQSIASEKDVDGLTGTSVGKLYRNEETFVPCTPLGIMAILKSLPIELEGKHAVVVGRSHLVGAPVSHLLVDANSTVTICHSKTKDVSYFTKQADILIVAVGKAKFIKKEDVKEEAIVIDVGVNRMADGKLCGDVDTEDVLDKVSYITPVPKGVGPMTITMLLWNTYYAHQRRYHD, from the coding sequence ATGGGGAAAATGATTTATGGTAATGAAATTGCGGTACAAATTCGCCAACAATTATCTGAACAAATCCGCCAAAGTTCTAAACCTGTTACTTTAGCAGTTGTTTTAGTGGGAGACGATCCGGCTTCTGCTTCTTATGTAAAGGGGAAAGAAAAAGCCTGCGCGCAAGTGGGAATAAAAACTAAGACCTACGTTTATCCACAAGATAGTTGTCAAGAAGAAATCCTATCCCTTGTGAAACAACTTAATAAAGATGAAACGGTAGACGGTATTTTAGTTCAATTACCACTTCCAAAACAAATTAACCAAGATGTTGTGGTACAAAGCATTGCTTCGGAAAAGGATGTGGATGGTTTAACTGGAACTAGTGTTGGTAAACTATATCGCAATGAAGAAACGTTTGTGCCATGCACGCCATTAGGTATTATGGCTATCTTGAAATCCTTGCCAATTGAATTAGAAGGCAAACACGCCGTTGTGGTGGGTAGAAGTCATTTGGTTGGAGCTCCGGTGTCTCATTTATTGGTGGATGCGAATTCGACAGTAACGATATGCCACTCAAAAACCAAAGATGTGTCTTATTTTACGAAACAAGCAGATATTCTTATCGTAGCGGTAGGCAAAGCAAAGTTTATTAAAAAAGAGGATGTTAAAGAAGAAGCGATTGTGATTGATGTTGGTGTTAATCGTATGGCAGATGGAAAACTTTGTGGAGATGTGGACACGGAAGATGTTTTAGATAAGGTGTCCTACATTACCCCAGTACCAAAAGGAGTAGGACCAATGACAATTACAATGTTACTGTGGAATACCTATTATGCACACCAAAGGAGATACCATGATTGA
- a CDS encoding DUF951 domain-containing protein: MIDIHIGDIVEMKKEHPCHKSKLWTITRVGADIKIQCQGCQKTIMMPRFEFEKKLKKIVERAEE, encoded by the coding sequence ATGATTGATATTCATATTGGCGATATTGTGGAGATGAAGAAGGAACACCCTTGTCATAAATCAAAGCTTTGGACAATCACAAGAGTGGGAGCAGATATTAAAATCCAATGTCAAGGTTGTCAAAAGACCATTATGATGCCTAGATTTGAATTTGAAAAAAAACTAAAAAAGATTGTTGAAAGAGCAGAGGAATAA
- the ychF gene encoding redox-regulated ATPase YchF, whose product MSLTAGIVGLPNVGKSTLFNAITNSQVLAENYPFATIQPNVGVVEVPDYRMEEFVKIFNPKKTIYTTFEFTDIAGLVKGASKGEGLGNQFLANIRQTDAIIHVVRCFDDNNIEHVEGSVNPIRDIEEISLELCLADLDTVENRYGKIARKATSSKDAEAMKEVKVLEKLKPALEAGTPIRLLDLSEEEKDFIRNYGLLSFKPVIYVANMSDEEISHPTKNSYYQAVEAFAKKENSQCIAICAKMEEELSSLEKEEKKAFLEDLGIQQSGLDQIIKATYHLLGLRTFFTVGEPECRAWTFHEGMKAPQCAGVIHTDFERGFIRAEVYSYEDLREYRTEQSIKEHGKMRLEGKEYVMKDGDVVFFRFNV is encoded by the coding sequence ATGTCATTAACAGCTGGAATTGTTGGTTTGCCAAATGTTGGTAAATCTACTTTATTTAATGCGATTACGAATAGCCAAGTTTTAGCGGAGAATTATCCCTTCGCTACCATCCAACCAAATGTTGGTGTGGTGGAAGTGCCGGATTATCGCATGGAGGAATTTGTCAAGATTTTTAATCCTAAAAAAACCATTTATACCACCTTTGAATTTACCGATATTGCCGGACTTGTGAAAGGGGCTTCAAAAGGGGAAGGATTAGGTAATCAATTTTTAGCCAACATTCGTCAAACGGATGCGATTATTCATGTTGTGCGTTGCTTTGATGATAACAATATTGAACATGTGGAAGGAAGCGTTAATCCTATTCGTGATATTGAAGAAATTAGTTTGGAATTGTGCTTGGCGGATTTAGATACGGTTGAAAATCGTTATGGTAAAATCGCAAGGAAAGCCACTTCTTCCAAAGATGCGGAAGCGATGAAAGAAGTGAAGGTCTTAGAAAAATTAAAGCCAGCCTTAGAAGCCGGTACACCAATTCGTTTATTGGATTTAAGCGAAGAAGAAAAAGATTTTATTCGTAACTATGGTTTATTAAGTTTTAAACCGGTTATCTATGTAGCGAATATGTCAGATGAAGAAATCAGTCATCCAACCAAGAATTCATATTATCAAGCTGTAGAAGCCTTTGCCAAAAAGGAGAATAGCCAATGTATTGCGATTTGTGCCAAGATGGAAGAAGAACTATCTTCTTTAGAGAAAGAAGAAAAGAAAGCTTTCTTAGAGGATTTAGGTATTCAACAATCCGGTTTAGATCAAATTATTAAGGCGACATATCATTTATTAGGTTTAAGAACTTTCTTTACAGTTGGTGAACCGGAGTGTCGAGCATGGACGTTCCATGAAGGTATGAAGGCACCGCAATGCGCAGGGGTTATTCATACTGATTTTGAACGAGGATTTATTCGGGCTGAGGTTTATTCGTACGAAGATTTAAGGGAATACCGAACAGAGCAGTCTATTAAAGAACATGGGAAGATGCGTTTAGAAGGTAAGGAATATGTCATGAAAGATGGCGATGTCGTCTTCTTCCGTTTTAATGTTTAA
- a CDS encoding cyclic-di-AMP receptor, which produces MKLVLAIVSNDDATAVSAALMENNFYMTKLATTGGFLRAGNTTFIVGTEDDLVEKCIEIIGTEAKKRTEIVPSTASYDLSHYASFPVEVQVGGATVFVLDVDQFKKL; this is translated from the coding sequence ATGAAACTTGTATTAGCGATTGTCTCTAACGACGATGCGACAGCGGTGTCGGCCGCCTTGATGGAAAATAATTTCTATATGACGAAATTAGCGACCACAGGAGGATTTTTAAGAGCGGGGAATACGACCTTCATTGTGGGGACAGAAGATGACTTGGTGGAAAAATGTATTGAAATTATTGGTACGGAAGCCAAGAAGAGAACAGAGATTGTGCCATCCACTGCATCGTATGATTTAAGTCATTACGCTTCCTTCCCAGTTGAAGTTCAAGTGGGTGGAGCAACTGTCTTTGTCTTAGACGTGGATCAATTTAAGAAGTTATAA
- a CDS encoding CCA tRNA nucleotidyltransferase — protein sequence MELDLPKYVQELMQELESHGYEAYLVGGAIRNHLLAYPIKDYDLTTNATPEEMVRIFKQYPTIPTGIQHGTLTVLSKGHPIEITTYRVDGEYRDHRHPKQVQFSSSLQEDCARRDFTINALCYSKKNGLVDFFHGQKDLKEGCVRCIGNAQDRFEEDALRILRALRFAARLNFTIEEETAKAMFAKKNLLAFISKERIHAELTQLFTYTRSGQFLKQYFTIFVAAIPALANIQKEVVFKAIQKEPLSQISRLAILFSTVPNYHSVLKDFTFSNQEIHQIENILQYQSLPLQEDYDGYRILSYFENIEDYLLYRTALDASLDGAQLSSWFQKLKEKPIPTSLSQLQFTGHDAQALGYKGIEIKHLLQELLNLCMQEKLKNAHPILWEYAQKKFKSK from the coding sequence ATGGAACTAGACTTACCTAAGTATGTACAAGAATTAATGCAAGAATTGGAAAGCCATGGCTATGAAGCTTATTTGGTTGGTGGTGCTATCCGCAATCATCTTTTGGCTTATCCTATCAAGGATTATGATTTAACCACCAATGCGACACCAGAAGAAATGGTTCGTATTTTCAAACAGTATCCAACCATCCCAACCGGTATTCAACATGGCACTTTAACAGTTTTAAGCAAAGGTCATCCAATTGAAATTACTACCTATCGAGTAGATGGGGAATATCGTGATCACCGTCATCCTAAACAAGTACAATTTTCTTCTTCCTTACAAGAAGATTGTGCTCGTCGTGATTTTACAATCAATGCACTTTGTTACAGTAAGAAAAATGGATTAGTGGATTTTTTCCATGGGCAAAAGGATTTAAAAGAAGGGTGTGTTCGTTGTATTGGTAATGCTCAAGATCGTTTCGAAGAAGATGCTTTGCGTATTTTAAGAGCACTGCGTTTTGCGGCAAGATTGAACTTTACGATTGAAGAAGAAACAGCGAAAGCTATGTTTGCAAAGAAAAACTTATTAGCTTTTATTTCCAAGGAAAGAATTCATGCAGAACTAACACAATTATTCACTTATACAAGGAGCGGTCAATTTCTTAAACAATACTTTACTATTTTCGTGGCTGCTATTCCTGCTTTAGCGAACATTCAAAAAGAAGTGGTTTTTAAAGCTATTCAAAAAGAACCTTTGTCGCAAATCAGTCGTTTAGCTATCTTGTTTTCTACAGTACCAAACTACCATTCTGTTTTAAAAGACTTTACTTTCAGTAATCAAGAAATACATCAAATCGAAAACATTCTTCAATACCAATCTCTTCCCTTACAAGAAGATTATGATGGTTATCGTATTCTTTCTTATTTTGAGAATATAGAAGATTACCTTTTATATAGAACTGCTTTAGATGCTTCCTTGGATGGCGCACAACTTTCATCATGGTTTCAAAAGCTCAAAGAAAAACCCATTCCAACCTCTTTATCCCAGTTGCAATTTACCGGTCACGATGCTCAAGCATTAGGATACAAGGGCATTGAAATTAAACATTTATTACAAGAATTATTAAACCTTTGTATGCAAGAAAAATTAAAGAATGCCCATCCTATCTTATGGGAATATGCCCAAAAAAAGTTCAAGTCAAAATAA
- the ispF gene encoding 2-C-methyl-D-erythritol 2,4-cyclodiphosphate synthase encodes MRIGQSTDIHPFVKGRDLILGAVKIDYEQGLQGHSDADALLHAIAEAILGALGLGDLGTWFSDQDPAYKGIASSVLLKDVIRKMKQQRYHIGNIDSLILIERPKMNPYIAKMKENIALLCECDENKVNVKATRGERLGFIGRQEGAMAQAVVLLEEDK; translated from the coding sequence ATGAGAATAGGACAATCCACGGATATACATCCCTTTGTGAAGGGACGTGATTTAATCTTAGGTGCTGTAAAAATTGACTATGAACAAGGCTTACAAGGACACAGTGATGCGGATGCGCTATTACACGCTATTGCGGAAGCAATATTAGGAGCCTTAGGTCTAGGGGATTTGGGAACTTGGTTTTCTGATCAAGATCCAGCGTATAAAGGAATAGCATCTTCTGTTTTATTAAAAGATGTTATCCGGAAGATGAAACAACAGCGTTATCACATTGGCAATATTGATAGCTTAATATTGATTGAACGACCAAAGATGAATCCTTATATTGCTAAGATGAAAGAAAATATTGCATTACTTTGTGAATGTGATGAAAATAAAGTGAATGTCAAGGCAACAAGAGGTGAAAGACTTGGTTTTATTGGTCGCCAAGAAGGGGCTATGGCACAAGCGGTTGTTTTATTGGAGGAAGATAAATAA
- a CDS encoding HD domain-containing protein, giving the protein MFHKTNEVKVLRDPIHGYIHVEYQVVWDVINNRWFQRLRRIRQLGGASVVYHTAEHTRFSHSLGVYELVRRMVTEIPDLEKSLNQREKMIAMLAGLLHDIGHGPYSHALEAITNENHEVFTCRIIEENTEITEILNRASKGLAKEVADVIRHESQNPLLSQLISSQLDADRMDYLLRDAYFTGTKYGEFDLERILRVIRVHDDRQLVVKESGVYAVENYIMARYHMYWQVYYHPVARAFESILHSLFRRLKDIPLQGERIEIIEPILQGEKLELEEYFRLDEYAFSYAFGQWVSHPDSIIADLCGRLRDRDLFDYVDYSTENQKKIAHILQRKGLDEKYYLTKDLVNQKPYQPYVKNEQGAIWVRLKNGVTKELESASVIVGSLTRGKDNDDNKIFFPKEVRLESDD; this is encoded by the coding sequence ATGTTTCATAAAACAAATGAAGTAAAAGTATTAAGAGATCCTATTCATGGTTATATTCATGTTGAATATCAAGTGGTTTGGGATGTTATCAATAATCGTTGGTTTCAACGTTTGCGTCGTATTCGTCAATTGGGTGGTGCTTCGGTTGTCTATCATACGGCTGAGCATACACGCTTTTCTCATTCGTTAGGGGTGTATGAATTAGTACGTCGTATGGTGACAGAAATTCCGGATTTAGAAAAATCTCTGAATCAAAGGGAAAAGATGATTGCGATGTTGGCAGGCTTATTGCATGATATTGGCCATGGTCCCTATTCCCATGCCTTGGAAGCTATTACCAATGAAAATCATGAAGTCTTTACTTGTCGCATCATTGAAGAAAATACAGAAATCACGGAAATCTTAAATCGTGCTTCGAAAGGTTTAGCTAAAGAAGTAGCGGATGTCATTCGTCACGAAAGTCAAAATCCTTTATTAAGCCAATTAATTTCTTCTCAATTGGATGCGGATCGAATGGATTATTTATTAAGAGATGCATATTTTACGGGAACGAAATATGGTGAATTTGATTTGGAAAGAATATTGCGTGTGATTCGGGTGCATGATGATCGTCAATTGGTGGTGAAGGAATCGGGCGTGTATGCGGTGGAAAACTATATTATGGCTCGTTACCACATGTATTGGCAGGTGTATTACCATCCCGTTGCACGTGCTTTTGAAAGTATTCTTCATTCCTTGTTTCGTCGTTTGAAGGATATTCCATTACAAGGGGAAAGAATAGAAATCATAGAGCCCATTTTACAAGGGGAAAAATTAGAACTAGAAGAATACTTTCGCTTGGATGAATATGCTTTTAGTTATGCTTTTGGTCAATGGGTGAGCCATCCTGATTCAATTATTGCGGATTTATGTGGTCGATTACGAGATCGTGACTTGTTTGATTATGTGGATTACAGTACTGAAAATCAAAAGAAAATTGCTCATATACTACAAAGAAAAGGATTGGATGAAAAATATTATTTAACCAAGGATTTGGTCAACCAAAAACCATATCAGCCGTACGTTAAGAATGAACAAGGTGCGATTTGGGTACGCTTGAAAAATGGTGTCACCAAAGAATTAGAATCCGCCTCGGTGATTGTAGGTAGCTTAACACGTGGCAAAGATAACGATGATAATAAGATTTTCTTTCCTAAAGAGGTGAGACTTGAAAGCGACGATTAA
- a CDS encoding DUF1934 family protein, with the protein MKATIKLCTKENLISDGIGFYSEGKLRYFELDKKTKQEVNFKDDTIEIIRKAEVETHLILRRSGDSSCEVNSEYGVMKIPVRLLRYEKKNGEIYLSYEMNENEIHHFHWKVEPLV; encoded by the coding sequence TTGAAAGCGACGATTAAATTATGCACAAAAGAAAACCTGATCAGCGATGGCATTGGATTTTATTCAGAAGGAAAATTGCGTTATTTTGAACTGGATAAAAAAACCAAACAAGAAGTTAATTTTAAGGATGATACAATAGAAATTATTCGTAAAGCAGAAGTGGAAACGCATTTAATCTTACGTCGTTCCGGTGATAGTTCTTGTGAAGTTAATTCGGAATATGGTGTGATGAAAATACCGGTTCGTTTGCTTAGATACGAGAAAAAAAATGGAGAGATTTATCTTAGTTATGAAATGAATGAAAATGAAATTCATCATTTTCATTGGAAAGTTGAACCCTTGGTGTAA
- the rpoE gene encoding DNA-directed RNA polymerase subunit delta translates to MSVNKTMTDVAYDFLSRHKKQVEFLKLWDEVNKKFDIPEDKKRRKKSQFYSELLLDTRFASFENNRWDLRNRHRFDETHVDTQDIVFDDEDDELDVIGLDLPKGDDAFDN, encoded by the coding sequence ATGAGTGTCAATAAAACTATGACAGATGTGGCTTATGATTTTTTAAGTCGACACAAAAAACAGGTTGAATTTTTAAAGCTTTGGGATGAGGTGAACAAGAAATTCGATATTCCTGAAGATAAAAAGAGAAGAAAGAAAAGTCAATTTTATTCAGAGTTATTGTTGGATACACGCTTCGCTTCTTTTGAGAACAATCGCTGGGATTTAAGAAATCGTCATCGCTTTGATGAAACTCATGTGGACACGCAAGACATTGTGTTTGATGATGAAGACGATGAATTGGATGTAATTGGTTTGGATTTACCAAAAGGAGATGATGCCTTCGACAATTAG
- the fba gene encoding class II fructose-1,6-bisphosphate aldolase, whose protein sequence is MVLVSAKEMIDKARQGHYAIGAFNINNMEWTKAILAGAQETNSPVILQVSEGAGKYMCGFKQAADMVKNIHDQMGITVPVALHLDHGTYEGAKAAIEAGFTSVMFDGSHYEFKENEEKSKEIIALAHAKGVSVECEVGGIGGTEDGVTSNGEQADPAECAEIAGLGVDFLAAGIGNIHGVYPADWAGLNFDLLAKIDEAVNHTPLVLHGGSGIPSNQIHKAIDMGVSKINVNTDLQIEFAKATRAYIEAGKDQQGKGFDPRKLLKPGTDAITAKVIAMIKNFGSADKA, encoded by the coding sequence ATGGTTTTAGTTTCGGCTAAAGAAATGATTGACAAGGCTCGTCAGGGTCATTATGCGATTGGTGCGTTCAACATCAACAACATGGAGTGGACAAAAGCTATCTTAGCAGGTGCCCAAGAAACAAACTCACCAGTGATTTTACAAGTATCAGAAGGGGCCGGTAAATACATGTGTGGTTTCAAGCAAGCTGCTGATATGGTTAAGAACATTCACGACCAAATGGGTATCACAGTTCCGGTAGCGTTACATTTAGACCACGGTACTTATGAAGGGGCTAAGGCTGCTATTGAAGCTGGTTTCACATCGGTTATGTTTGATGGTTCACACTATGAATTCAAAGAAAATGAAGAAAAGTCTAAAGAAATCATCGCTTTAGCACATGCCAAGGGAGTTTCTGTAGAATGTGAAGTTGGCGGTATCGGTGGTACGGAAGATGGTGTCACATCCAATGGTGAGCAAGCTGATCCGGCTGAGTGTGCGGAAATTGCTGGTTTAGGTGTTGACTTCTTAGCGGCCGGTATCGGTAACATTCATGGGGTTTATCCGGCTGATTGGGCAGGTTTAAACTTTGATTTATTAGCTAAGATTGATGAAGCTGTTAACCACACACCATTAGTATTACATGGTGGTTCCGGTATTCCTTCTAATCAAATTCACAAGGCAATTGACATGGGTGTTTCTAAGATTAATGTTAATACGGACCTACAAATTGAATTTGCGAAGGCTACTCGTGCTTACATTGAAGCTGGTAAGGATCAACAGGGTAAAGGCTTTGACCCTCGTAAATTATTGAAGCCGGGTACAGACGCAATCACCGCTAAGGTCATTGCAATGATTAAGAACTTCGGTTCAGCCGACAAGGCTTAA